The nucleotide window ATTCTCTTATTTATTGAGTTTGCAAGACCCATTCGAGTTGTTAAGGAGATTATTTTATCTCTATTTTTTCCAGAAATTTGCAAAAAATTATCAAAAAGTGTTCTCTTTCTAATAAAAAAATTCTCTTTTGGAATGTAATAAATAGACTTTCGCAAATTCTGAATGTGTTCTCTGTGTAAATAAGAGACTTTTTTATTCTCTAAAATAATTGTCCCTTTGTCAAACTTCTCTATTCCATAAATCGCATTGAAAAGTGGAGAATCTCCGTAAATAATTTTAAAAGAGTTTAGTCTAACTTCAAAACTTACTCCCTGAAGATGCTCATTGATATTTAAATTATTTATCTCTAGCATTTTTAAAAGTTATTTTTAGGCTTGTAATCTTCTATAACTTTCCCCCACATCAACTTATATTTTTTCTTCACAAATTTTAATTCTTCTTGACAATTCTCTAATTGTCCCGTTAAAACTTTTACATTGCTTCGCTCATCTTCAAGAATTTCCTGAACAGAAATCAAAGCCTCTTTTAAAAACATATTCTCCTCTTTCAAAACAGAAACAGTTTCATCTTTTGATGCAATCACTTTTTCATGCAGATTTAGAATTGTTGAAATCGTTTTTTCAACAAAATCCAAATTTATATGCTCATTATCTTCGACTTTTGAAAGTGATTTCATCGCTTGTGGAACAATCATCTTTGTTCCCTCTTCTGTATTTATGTAAATTACTCCATCATCTTCACGAAAATCTATCTCTTTTCGAGTAATCATTCCGTGAATAGTCTCCATATCCATTCCTGTGATTTTTGAAAATTCAACAGCACTTACCCAATTTTCCATCTTTAGCCTCTGTAAAAAATATCTTGCTATGATACCAAATGCCGAATTTCTACATTTTCTAATATTTA belongs to Thiovulum sp. ES and includes:
- a CDS encoding putative ATPase involved in cell division (PFAM: ABC transporter), whose product is MLEINNLNINEHLQGVSFEVRLNSFKIIYGDSPLFNAIYGIEKFDKGTIILENKKVSYLHREHIQNLRKSIYYIPKENFFIRKRTLFDNFLQISGKNRDKIISLTTRMGLANSINKRIFQLNSDEVFRAKLLLAILQKPEILLANIYGVEEETIYLIQRFAEDERFGVLLESCSEFDKTLFTESYKLEKQKIVLI